The proteins below come from a single Comamonas antarctica genomic window:
- a CDS encoding LysR family transcriptional regulator: MKLHQLRYLVALGAEGSIRASARSLGLAQATVTQGLSELQVSAGVVLLERRGRGVQLTPAGLELLEQARSIVGQVALAEQRLERHRESGAQRRLAVGVTPWVGQTLLAPVVSAFRKALPHVRLEFVDGFAALTYPRLRDGSLDLMIGRIAPAALLQGLQAEPLFRYEMTVVGRAQHPLAKARSLSELLETDWILSHSPHEDESVMQDLFGKHGLAPPHARIQLAHSGWLALALMKRIDMLSFWPWPLLETQNFNGDFVALNLNERFAHHEVGIVRRAQETASPPAALFIELFREQVRQAAVSTDPAWKRFFYTLDWLPGDS, encoded by the coding sequence ATGAAACTCCATCAGTTGCGCTATCTCGTCGCGCTGGGCGCCGAAGGCAGCATCCGGGCCTCGGCGCGCTCGCTCGGCTTGGCCCAAGCCACCGTCACCCAGGGCCTGAGCGAGCTGCAAGTCAGCGCCGGCGTCGTGCTGCTCGAGCGCCGCGGCCGCGGTGTACAGCTCACGCCCGCGGGGCTTGAGTTGCTGGAGCAAGCCAGAAGCATCGTCGGACAGGTGGCGCTGGCCGAGCAGCGGCTCGAACGCCACCGCGAAAGCGGCGCGCAGCGGCGGCTGGCGGTGGGCGTGACGCCCTGGGTCGGCCAGACGCTGCTGGCGCCCGTTGTATCGGCTTTCAGGAAAGCGCTGCCGCATGTCCGATTGGAGTTCGTCGATGGATTTGCCGCGCTCACCTATCCGCGCCTGCGCGACGGCAGCCTGGACCTGATGATCGGCCGCATCGCGCCCGCAGCGCTGCTGCAGGGGCTGCAGGCCGAGCCGCTGTTTCGCTACGAGATGACGGTCGTGGGGCGCGCGCAGCATCCGCTGGCGAAAGCGCGTTCGTTGTCCGAGTTGCTGGAGACCGACTGGATACTGAGCCACAGCCCGCATGAAGATGAAAGCGTCATGCAGGATCTCTTTGGCAAGCATGGGCTCGCACCGCCGCACGCGCGCATCCAGCTTGCGCATTCGGGCTGGCTGGCACTGGCGCTGATGAAACGCATCGACATGCTCAGCTTCTGGCCCTGGCCGCTGCTGGAAACGCAGAACTTCAACGGCGACTTTGTCGCCTTGAACCTGAACGAGCGCTTCGCCCACCACGAGGTCGGCATCGTGCGGCGTGCGCAGGAGACGGCCAGTCCACCCGCGGCGCTGTTCATCGAACTGTTCCGCGAACAGGTGCGCCAGGCGGCGGTGAGCACCGACCCGGCATGGAAGCGGTTCTTCTACACCCTGGACTGGCTGCCGGGAGACAGCTAG
- a CDS encoding M20 aminoacylase family protein, which yields MHPTPEFALADKVLPAIRDAADDMVRLRRDLHAHPELAFEEFRTADLVADRLAQWGYAVHRGLGGTGVVGTLKRGTGRRSIGIRADMDALPIQEATGLPYASRNEGKMHACGHDGHTAILLSAARVMAQSADFDGTVHLIFQPAEEGLGGGRHMVEDGLFKKFPCDMIFALHNMPGFPVGKFGFLGGSFMASSDSVTVTVQGQGGHGSAPHQAADPVVAAAYIVVALQTIVARNNDPREMAVVSVGSIHGGNAPNVIPDSVQMRLTVRAYRPEVRQMLRERITALVQAQAVALGVRAEVDYHWRYPALINDHAATELARSVAADWLGEDALIQNMQPLTGSEDFSFMLEQTPGCYLIVGNGEGGHHSTGGCMVHNPGYDFNDAILPIASSYWVQLVRRLLAPAA from the coding sequence ATGCATCCCACCCCTGAATTTGCCCTTGCCGACAAAGTGCTGCCGGCCATCCGTGACGCCGCCGACGACATGGTGCGCCTGCGCCGCGATCTTCATGCCCATCCCGAACTGGCGTTCGAGGAATTCCGCACTGCTGACCTGGTGGCCGACCGCCTCGCGCAATGGGGCTATGCCGTGCATCGCGGGCTGGGCGGGACGGGCGTCGTCGGCACGCTCAAGCGGGGAACGGGCCGGCGTTCGATCGGTATCCGCGCCGATATGGATGCTTTGCCGATCCAGGAAGCCACCGGCCTGCCGTATGCAAGCCGCAACGAAGGAAAAATGCATGCCTGCGGCCACGACGGCCACACCGCGATCCTGCTGTCGGCAGCGCGCGTGATGGCCCAGTCGGCGGATTTCGACGGCACGGTGCACCTGATTTTCCAGCCCGCGGAAGAAGGCCTGGGCGGCGGCCGGCATATGGTCGAGGACGGGTTGTTCAAGAAATTTCCGTGCGACATGATTTTCGCGCTGCACAACATGCCGGGCTTTCCCGTGGGCAAGTTCGGCTTCCTGGGCGGCTCTTTCATGGCCTCGTCCGACTCGGTCACGGTGACCGTGCAGGGGCAGGGCGGACATGGCTCGGCGCCGCACCAGGCGGCCGATCCAGTGGTGGCCGCGGCCTATATCGTAGTGGCGCTGCAGACCATCGTCGCGCGCAACAACGATCCGCGCGAGATGGCGGTGGTGAGCGTCGGCTCGATCCACGGCGGCAACGCGCCCAATGTGATTCCCGACAGCGTGCAGATGCGCCTCACGGTGCGCGCCTACCGCCCCGAAGTGCGCCAGATGCTGCGCGAGCGCATCACCGCACTGGTCCAGGCCCAGGCCGTGGCGCTGGGGGTGCGCGCCGAGGTCGACTACCACTGGCGCTACCCGGCGCTGATCAACGACCACGCCGCCACCGAACTGGCGCGCAGCGTGGCCGCGGACTGGCTGGGCGAGGACGCCTTGATCCAGAACATGCAGCCCCTCACGGGCAGCGAGGACTTCTCCTTCATGCTGGAGCAGACCCCGGGCTGCTACCTGATCGTCGGCAATGGCGAAGGCGGCCACCACAGCACCGGCGGGTGCATGGTGCACAACCCGGGCTACGACTTCAACGACGCGATCCTGCCCATTGCCTCGAGCTACTGGGTGCAGCTGGTGCGGCGCCTTCTGGCGCCCGCGGCCTGA
- a CDS encoding Bug family tripartite tricarboxylate transporter substrate binding protein produces MNLTRRSLLGALAASPLALQAQPAWPTAKPIKMVVGYAPGGSVDLACRATADFLASRLAGAIVTVENMSGAAGVIAAQRVSQSPADGFTLMVGSSNEFCATAHVNPAQKYDPVQGFTHLGMVSESPVLFVASPKLGVKNMDEFLALVKKHPGKYSYGSSGVGSTLHFAGELLKKRGGLFMSHIPYRGTAPLLTDLVGGNLDFAMITTTAANPFVANARLVALGVTSARRSPAAPNVPAIAEHPALSGYELTGWLSLAAPRGLPPETAEKLRAGLRAALQDAAYRRRLEDGGLVPASGNEDIAAIIQKDGRKYAELVKFANIKD; encoded by the coding sequence ATGAACCTTACACGACGCTCTCTTCTCGGCGCCCTCGCCGCCAGCCCGCTGGCGCTGCAGGCACAGCCCGCCTGGCCCACAGCCAAGCCCATCAAGATGGTGGTGGGTTATGCACCCGGCGGCTCGGTGGACCTGGCCTGCCGCGCCACGGCCGACTTCCTCGCATCGCGGTTGGCAGGCGCCATCGTCACGGTGGAAAACATGTCGGGTGCGGCGGGTGTCATTGCCGCGCAGCGGGTGTCGCAATCACCGGCCGACGGCTTCACGCTGATGGTCGGCTCGAGCAATGAGTTCTGCGCGACGGCGCATGTCAACCCGGCGCAGAAGTACGACCCCGTCCAGGGCTTCACGCATCTTGGCATGGTGTCGGAATCGCCGGTGCTGTTTGTCGCCAGCCCCAAGCTGGGGGTGAAGAACATGGACGAGTTCCTGGCGCTGGTGAAGAAGCATCCGGGCAAGTACAGCTATGGCAGCTCGGGCGTGGGCTCGACGCTGCACTTCGCGGGTGAGCTGCTGAAAAAGCGCGGCGGCCTTTTCATGAGCCACATCCCGTACCGTGGCACGGCGCCGCTGCTGACCGATCTGGTGGGCGGCAACCTAGACTTCGCGATGATCACGACCACGGCGGCCAATCCGTTCGTGGCCAACGCACGCCTGGTGGCGCTGGGTGTCACTTCCGCCAGGCGCAGCCCGGCCGCGCCCAATGTGCCCGCAATTGCCGAGCATCCCGCGCTGTCAGGCTATGAGCTCACGGGCTGGTTGTCGCTGGCCGCACCGCGCGGCCTGCCGCCAGAGACCGCCGAGAAGCTGCGTGCGGGCCTGCGCGCCGCGCTGCAGGATGCCGCCTACCGCCGCCGGCTCGAAGACGGGGGATTGGTGCCCGCGTCCGGCAACGAGGATATTGCCGCGATCATCCAGAAAGACGGCAGGAAGTACGCCGAACTGGTGAAGTTCGCCAATATCAAGGACTGA
- a CDS encoding DUF1513 domain-containing protein, whose protein sequence is MHESMHRRQWLLQALGWSMLPALPWAARAQAGAAERALPRFIAAWQRDGQQHIGQLGWSGATTSATPQLLPLQTLEVPTRAHALLQEASGAIVAVARRPGDWLVRWHPGGEPQWCWIEPDRVFNGHVLASADGRHIYTTETDLADSQGLIGVRDAASLEKLAEWRTGGMDPHQLLLDGDGSLIVANGGIPTQAETGRRKLRLDHMDSSIVRLAPQARGERVGLWQLADPRLSLRHLAWGAALRSGATRRWLGVALQAEHDDAQAKRHAPVLAVFDGQSLRAVASPEPLAGYGGDIAFTGSGFAVSCPRVDGIALYGSSALSADIAWQRLQPLAGAYALAAGADASGARFWVGGTQQAQGFDASGHGARLAPAEVGAIQIDNHWLRMQMA, encoded by the coding sequence ATGCATGAGTCGATGCATCGCCGGCAGTGGCTGCTGCAGGCGCTGGGCTGGTCCATGCTGCCCGCATTGCCCTGGGCCGCGCGCGCGCAGGCGGGTGCGGCGGAGCGGGCCTTGCCGCGCTTCATCGCGGCCTGGCAGCGCGATGGACAGCAGCATATCGGCCAGCTCGGCTGGTCGGGCGCGACGACCTCCGCAACGCCGCAACTGCTGCCGTTGCAGACGCTCGAAGTTCCCACGCGCGCGCACGCGCTGCTGCAGGAAGCTTCGGGCGCCATCGTGGCCGTCGCGCGCCGGCCCGGCGACTGGCTGGTGCGCTGGCATCCAGGCGGGGAGCCGCAATGGTGCTGGATCGAGCCCGACCGCGTGTTCAACGGCCATGTACTGGCCAGTGCCGACGGCCGCCATATCTACACCACCGAAACCGACCTGGCCGACAGCCAGGGCCTGATTGGCGTGCGCGACGCGGCCAGCCTGGAAAAGCTCGCCGAATGGCGTACCGGCGGCATGGACCCGCATCAGCTGCTGCTTGACGGCGACGGCAGTCTGATCGTCGCCAACGGCGGTATTCCAACGCAGGCTGAAACCGGCCGGCGCAAGCTTCGCCTGGACCATATGGACTCGTCTATCGTGCGCCTGGCGCCGCAGGCGCGCGGCGAGCGCGTGGGCCTGTGGCAGTTGGCCGACCCGCGGCTGAGCCTGCGCCATCTGGCCTGGGGCGCTGCGCTGCGCTCCGGCGCGACGCGCCGCTGGCTGGGCGTGGCGCTGCAAGCCGAGCATGACGATGCGCAGGCCAAGCGCCACGCACCGGTGCTCGCGGTATTCGACGGCCAGTCGCTGCGCGCCGTCGCGTCACCCGAGCCGCTGGCGGGCTATGGCGGCGACATCGCCTTCACCGGCAGCGGCTTTGCCGTCAGCTGCCCGCGTGTCGATGGCATCGCGCTGTACGGTTCTTCCGCGCTGAGCGCGGATATCGCCTGGCAGCGCCTGCAGCCGCTGGCTGGCGCCTATGCGCTCGCGGCCGGCGCCGATGCCTCGGGTGCGCGCTTCTGGGTCGGCGGCACGCAGCAGGCGCAAGGCTTCGATGCCTCGGGACATGGGGCGCGCCTCGCGCCCGCGGAAGTGGGCGCCATTCAGATCGACAACCATTGGCTGCGCATGCAGATGGCCTGA
- a CDS encoding imelysin family protein: MNHLLHRALRPLAWAGTALALAAGALTPAAAQGIPAAYAEVALPFYTPPHLSAGLVTQWYGTNAAAFAGSAQALIGGWQQYCAGQGAIGGVQQRWRAAATDWERLSAVALGPLVERRSMRLLDFQPLRPAAVRKAITTAPRDLRAMERVGAPAKGFPALEWLLWTEPAAPNTPACSYALMAAREVHAEAQALQQAFAQLAQTPWDEDESEVAPNLMAEFINQWIGGLERLRWQQMEKPVRSQGKAAAPDYARSASQTSLPSWRAQWSALQALAVHRGAAVPVPGKDIVPIELYLRGRGLNDLAQQWVDAVQAADQAMAQLQSTDKEAVLQAVKALNQVKQQMQDKVAPALQVNIGFSDADGD, from the coding sequence ATGAACCACCTCCTGCATCGCGCCCTGCGTCCGCTGGCCTGGGCCGGCACCGCGCTGGCCCTTGCCGCCGGCGCGCTCACGCCTGCCGCCGCCCAGGGCATTCCCGCGGCCTACGCCGAAGTGGCGCTGCCGTTCTACACCCCGCCGCATTTGAGCGCGGGCCTCGTCACCCAGTGGTATGGGACCAATGCCGCGGCCTTTGCCGGCAGCGCGCAGGCGCTGATCGGCGGCTGGCAGCAGTACTGCGCGGGCCAGGGTGCGATCGGTGGCGTGCAGCAACGCTGGCGCGCCGCGGCCACCGACTGGGAGCGCCTGTCGGCCGTGGCGCTCGGGCCGCTGGTCGAGCGCCGTTCGATGCGCCTGCTGGACTTCCAGCCGCTGCGGCCCGCAGCCGTGCGCAAGGCCATCACCACGGCGCCCAGGGATTTGCGCGCCATGGAACGCGTGGGCGCGCCGGCCAAGGGTTTTCCGGCGCTCGAGTGGCTGCTTTGGACCGAACCCGCGGCACCGAACACGCCCGCCTGCAGCTATGCGCTGATGGCGGCGCGTGAAGTCCACGCCGAAGCGCAGGCGCTGCAGCAGGCGTTTGCCCAGCTGGCGCAGACGCCGTGGGACGAAGACGAGTCCGAAGTCGCGCCGAATCTCATGGCCGAGTTCATCAACCAGTGGATAGGCGGGCTCGAGCGCCTGCGCTGGCAGCAGATGGAAAAGCCGGTGCGCAGCCAGGGCAAGGCCGCGGCGCCCGACTACGCGCGCAGCGCCAGCCAGACCAGCCTGCCATCGTGGCGCGCGCAATGGTCGGCGCTGCAGGCGCTGGCCGTGCACCGCGGCGCCGCCGTGCCCGTGCCGGGCAAGGACATCGTGCCGATCGAGCTCTACCTGCGCGGCCGCGGCCTCAACGACCTGGCCCAGCAATGGGTCGATGCCGTGCAGGCCGCCGACCAGGCCATGGCGCAGCTGCAGTCGACCGACAAGGAAGCGGTACTGCAGGCAGTGAAGGCATTGAACCAGGTCAAGCAGCAGATGCAGGACAAGGTGGCTCCCGCACTGCAGGTCAACATCGGCTTTTCCGACGCCGACGGGGATTGA
- a CDS encoding di-heme oxidoredictase family protein, translated as MAVLGMQVYADARPGVDAAAGKAASAAPADHLPGGNTTVFATGSNAFSFPAANLADAERTRFVIGNSFFKRNWVQAPASTTARDGLGPHFLARSCGGCHVQDGRAQPPDFHNGLEPRAVAGLLMRLSVPGSNAVGGPLHEPTYGDQLNDLSINGVRAEGKLHIRYETIAGKFADGTPYTLEKPIYTVRELGYGPLSPDTLFSPRIAPQVIGLGLLEAIPAAEIEANARAQQAAGGPVRGEVNRVWDAYANAMLPGRFGWKANVASLAHQTASAFQGDIGITSRLFPDEACMPAQKDCLQAPRGAKGQGVEIDDKTLDDVIFYQATLAPPARRDPADPQVLQGQQIFMRAQCASCHRPSYVTGAPLFPRLSSPALSGQTIFPYTDLLLHDMGPDLADGRPDFLANGNQWRTPPLWGLGLIKAVNGHSRLLHDGRARDLLEAVLWHGGEASAARDAVLQLDAQERDALVRFLESL; from the coding sequence ATGGCCGTGCTGGGCATGCAGGTGTATGCCGATGCCCGCCCGGGCGTGGATGCTGCGGCGGGCAAGGCGGCATCTGCCGCGCCCGCCGACCATCTGCCCGGCGGCAACACCACGGTGTTTGCCACGGGGAGCAATGCCTTTTCCTTTCCCGCGGCCAATCTGGCCGATGCCGAGCGCACGCGCTTCGTGATCGGCAACTCCTTCTTCAAGCGCAACTGGGTGCAGGCGCCCGCGTCGACCACGGCGCGCGACGGCCTGGGCCCGCACTTCCTCGCGCGCTCGTGCGGCGGCTGCCATGTGCAGGACGGCCGCGCGCAGCCGCCCGACTTCCACAACGGGCTCGAGCCGCGCGCCGTCGCCGGCCTGCTGATGCGCCTGTCGGTGCCGGGCAGCAATGCCGTGGGCGGCCCGCTGCATGAGCCCACCTATGGCGATCAGCTCAACGACCTGTCCATCAACGGCGTGCGCGCCGAGGGCAAGCTGCACATCCGCTATGAAACGATCGCCGGCAAGTTTGCCGACGGCACGCCCTACACCCTCGAAAAACCCATCTATACGGTGCGCGAGCTGGGCTACGGCCCGCTTTCGCCGGACACGCTGTTCAGCCCGCGCATTGCCCCGCAGGTGATCGGCCTGGGCCTGCTCGAAGCCATTCCCGCGGCCGAGATCGAAGCCAACGCGCGCGCGCAGCAGGCCGCGGGCGGCCCGGTGCGCGGCGAGGTCAACCGCGTGTGGGATGCGTATGCCAACGCCATGCTGCCCGGGCGCTTTGGCTGGAAGGCCAACGTCGCCAGCCTTGCGCACCAGACGGCCTCGGCCTTCCAGGGCGATATCGGCATCACTTCGCGGCTGTTCCCCGACGAGGCCTGCATGCCCGCGCAAAAGGATTGCCTGCAGGCGCCGCGCGGCGCCAAGGGCCAGGGCGTCGAGATCGACGACAAGACGCTCGACGACGTGATCTTCTACCAGGCGACGCTCGCGCCGCCGGCCCGGCGCGATCCGGCCGATCCGCAGGTGCTGCAAGGCCAGCAGATCTTCATGCGCGCGCAATGCGCGAGCTGCCACCGTCCCAGCTACGTGACCGGCGCGCCGCTGTTCCCGCGCCTGAGCAGCCCGGCGCTGTCGGGCCAGACCATCTTCCCGTACACAGACCTGCTGCTGCACGACATGGGCCCGGACCTGGCCGACGGCCGGCCCGACTTCCTGGCCAACGGCAACCAGTGGCGCACGCCGCCGCTGTGGGGCCTGGGGCTGATCAAGGCCGTCAATGGCCACAGCCGGCTGCTGCATGACGGCCGTGCACGCGACCTGCTCGAAGCCGTGCTGTGGCATGGCGGCGAAGCCAGCGCCGCGCGCGACGCGGTACTGCAACTCGATGCCCAGGAGCGTGATGCACTGGTGCGCTTCCTCGAATCGCTTTGA
- a CDS encoding imelysin family protein yields MHKLLLIAALFAVPAAAPLAQTVAPAAAQKAAVTAPQVASHYAQLVHAGYSDSLQSAQAMQKAINRLLAQPSAESLAAARKAWLHARDFYGQTEAFRFYDGPIDSDEGPEGRINAWPMDESYVDYVEGNDTAGIINDRQQPITAEALSELNEKDGEENIATGWHAIEFLLWGQDLSATGPGARPYTDFVNGKKPNADRRREYLKVVTDLLVSDLRDVQAAWAPNVKDNYRAEFVAGGNESIRKIFVGLGSLSRGELAGERLEVALASQDQEDEHSCFSDNTHNDAIANAKGIENVWLGQYKRLDGKLLSGPGLRDLVAASNPALAQETTLHIRASVAAAQQIPAPFDQAIQGERSAPARAKIQTVIDRLIQQSKDLAASAQAVGIERLNIVQPE; encoded by the coding sequence ATGCACAAACTGCTGTTGATCGCTGCGCTTTTCGCTGTTCCCGCGGCCGCCCCGCTTGCCCAGACCGTGGCCCCCGCCGCTGCCCAGAAGGCGGCCGTCACGGCCCCTCAGGTCGCAAGCCACTACGCCCAGCTGGTGCATGCGGGCTACAGCGATTCGCTGCAGTCGGCCCAGGCCATGCAAAAAGCCATCAACCGCCTGCTGGCCCAGCCCAGCGCCGAATCGCTGGCGGCGGCGCGCAAGGCCTGGCTGCATGCGCGCGACTTCTACGGTCAGACCGAAGCCTTCCGCTTCTACGACGGCCCGATCGACAGCGACGAAGGCCCCGAAGGCCGGATCAACGCCTGGCCCATGGACGAGTCGTATGTCGATTACGTCGAGGGCAACGACACCGCCGGCATCATCAACGACCGCCAGCAGCCGATCACGGCCGAGGCCCTGTCCGAACTCAACGAGAAGGACGGCGAGGAAAACATCGCCACCGGCTGGCATGCGATCGAGTTCCTGCTGTGGGGCCAGGACCTGAGCGCCACCGGCCCGGGCGCGCGCCCGTATACCGATTTCGTCAACGGCAAGAAGCCCAATGCCGACCGCCGGCGCGAATACCTCAAGGTGGTCACCGACCTGCTGGTCAGCGACCTGCGCGACGTGCAAGCCGCCTGGGCTCCCAATGTCAAGGACAACTACCGCGCCGAATTCGTGGCTGGCGGCAATGAGTCGATCCGCAAGATCTTCGTCGGCCTGGGCTCGCTGTCGCGCGGCGAACTCGCGGGTGAACGCCTGGAAGTGGCGCTGGCCAGCCAGGACCAGGAAGACGAACACTCGTGCTTCTCGGACAACACCCACAATGATGCGATTGCCAATGCCAAGGGCATCGAGAACGTCTGGCTCGGCCAGTACAAGCGCCTCGACGGCAAGCTGCTGAGCGGCCCCGGCCTGCGCGACCTGGTCGCAGCCAGCAATCCCGCGCTGGCGCAGGAAACCACGCTGCACATCCGCGCCTCGGTGGCCGCGGCGCAGCAGATTCCCGCCCCGTTCGACCAGGCCATCCAGGGCGAACGCTCGGCGCCCGCACGCGCCAAGATCCAGACCGTCATCGACCGGCTGATCCAGCAGAGCAAGGACCTCGCGGCCTCGGCCCAGGCCGTGGGCATCGAGCGCCTGAACATCGTTCAACCCGAGTGA